From a single Diachasmimorpha longicaudata isolate KC_UGA_2023 chromosome 13, iyDiaLong2, whole genome shotgun sequence genomic region:
- the LOC135168552 gene encoding probable ATP-dependent RNA helicase kurz: MGKKGYNWRARSAPEVDIETKTTKQIPIDIDHGKETYDECNTLVLPSQKRKTVKKRDKKSQSVKLLSKKHRKHLEKIVERKEKKIHRASLLEDLAKVQATPEELKQYVSITSVQTKGLKRQREEDESSQKPRHQEPTTNDEEAEETINAIRGSKKQRLAALSEKSSSVSASDPNVIGYDESSSEDELSSEENGEEDHKETSPVPEIVETPRESSSRGSKDTPPKKPQPKPLEKSVKLAEKDRKPAVFVSLNRTPEIQKSRLKLPVLAEEQMIVEAINDNPVVIITGETGSGKTTQVPQFLYEAGYARNKIIGVTEPRRVAAISMSKRVAEEMNLPSSEVSYLIRFEGNTTDATKIKFMTDGVLLKEVQSDFLLSKYSVIILDEAHERSVYTDILIGLLSRIVPMRAKRNDPLKLIVMSATLRVEDFLENSRLFKVKPPLVKVDSRQFPVTIHFNRRTSHNYVVDSIKKAVKIHTKLPEGGILIFLTGQHEVNTVVRKLRKTFPYRKKTWEKCENKLSRNEAEGKTKPKKSCKPSEDNEGEEENQDSDEAPDSDEDFHPKSALNRLKHKLKSLPNDLPTINLDNYSSIPTDDTQEDLFSEEDDDPDVQLDEDEEDDDFVLDLHDVSTSQPLWVLPLYSLLPAHKQARVFQKVPEGCRLCVVSTNVAETSLTIPNIKYVVDSGRCKTRMYDKVTGVSTFKVTYTSQAGANQRAGRAGRMGPGHCYRLYSSAVFNDQFEKFSVPEIQRKPVDDLLLQMKVMNIVKVVNFPFPSPPDATQLITAEKRLRILGALEDHPTNVKDYSAKVTKLGKSISAFPVAPRFGKMLAISQQENLLKFTICMVSALSVQELLIEGRVGKTSEDSTEKTQGKSWLQMRRFWAGRGNSLLLGDPMVLLRAVGAAEYSEANGKLQKFCEDNGLRPKAIAEVKKLRHQLTNEISLNIPSLRVVLDPHMSPPTDTEAKQLRQIVLAGMADQVARKMSPDEIKEGEDKSKFRFAYKTMEMEEPVFMHSSCVLRKTAPEWVVYQEIYETNKIYMRGVTAIEPEWLPKFASGLCRMGEPLVEPAPRWDDETGKVMCHLTGSFGRAGWELPAMEVEFPAGVEGVRWFARFLLEGHVCGKLKRFVKVLLANPNSVNKSWAKLLPRTEAITKTLLGRGVMSREKLLEVWREDRGFLLESYKKWVPEATHAEVTAMWPPV; the protein is encoded by the coding sequence ATGGGTAAAAAAGGCTACAATTGGCGGGCGCGAAGTGCTCCAGAAGTCGACATCGAGACAAAAACTACGAAGCAAATTCCCATCGACATCGACCACGGGAAGGAAACCTACGATGAGTGCAATACTCTAGTGCTCCCCAGCCAAAAACGTAAGACTGTAAAAAAACGAGATAAAAAATCCCAGTCGGTGAAGCTCCTCTCGAAGAAGCATCGCAAGCACCTGGAGAAGATCGTAGAGCGAAAGGAGAAGAAAATTCATAGAGCATCTCTGCTGGAAGATCTAGCCAAGGTACAGGCGACCCCGGAGGAGCTGAAACAATACGTCTCCATCACATCTGTCCAGACAAAGGGGTTGAAGCGTCAACGAGAGGAGGACGAATCTTCCCAGAAGCCGAGGCATCAGGAGCCCACCACCAACGATGAAGAAGCAGAGGAGACGATCAATGCAATCAGAGGGAGCAAGAAGCAGAGGTTAGCAGCTCTGAGTGAAAAATCATCGTCAGTGAGTGCTTCAGACCCTAATGTGATAGGTTATGACGAATCATCGAGTGAAGATGAACTGTCAAGTGAGGAAAATGGTGAAGAGGACCATAAAGAGACGTCTCCAGTACCTGAGATTGTGGAAACCCCCAGGGAATCGTCTTCAAGGGGTTCAAAAGACACTCCACCAAAGAAACCCCAGCCAAAGCCCCTGGAAAAGTCAGTGAAACTTGCTGAGAAAGATCGTAAGCCAGCAGTGTTCGTCAGTCTGAACCGAACCCCCGAGATCCAGAAATCCAGATTGAAGCTGCCAGTTCTAGCTGAAGAGCAGATGATAGTCGAGGCTATAAACGACAATCCAGTGGTGATAATCACAGGTGAGACTGGCAGTGGGAAGACAACCCAAGTGCCCCAGTTTCTGTACGAGGCTGGCTACGCcagaaacaaaattattggTGTCACTGAGCCCAGAAGGGTTGCTGCCATCTCCATGTCCAAGCGAGTTGCTGAGGAGATGAATCTGCCGAGCTCGGAGGTTTCGTACCTCATTCGTTTCGAGGGAAATACCACTGATGCTACGAAGATCAAGTTCATGACTGATGGAGTACTCCTGAAGGAAGTGCAGTCAGACTTCTTGTTGAGTAAGTACTCAGTGATTATTCTTGATGAGGCTCACGAGAGGAGTGTCTACACGGACATCCTGATAGGTTTGCTCTCAAGGATTGTCCCCATGAGGGCCAAGCGAAATGATCCACTTAAGCTGATTGTCATGTCCGCTACTCTGAGAGTGGAGGACTTCTTGGAGAACTCGAGGCTGTTCAAAGTGAAGCCACCGCTGGTCAAAGTCGACTCCAGACAGTTTCCTGTTACGATTCATTTTAATAGAAGAACTAGTCATAATTATGTGGTGGATTCCATCAAGAAGGCTGTGAAGATTCATACGAAACTGCCGGAGGGGGGCATTCTGATTTTTCTTACCGGACAGCATGAGGTTAATACTGTTGTTAGGAAGCTGAGGAAAACCTTTCCGTATAGGAAGAAGACTTGGGAGAAGTGTGAAAATAAACTATCTAGGAATGAAGCGGAAGGGAAGACGAAACCTAAAAAGTCGTGCAAGCCTTCGGAGGATAACGAAGGCGAGGAAGAAAATCAGGATTCAGATGAGGCACCAGACTCCGACGAAGACTTCCACCCTAAATCTGCCTTGAACCGTCTCAAACACAAGTTAAAATCCCTCCCAAACGACCTGCCCACCATAAACCTGGACAACTACTCGTCCATCCCCACGGACGACACCCAGGAGGATCTCTTCTCCGAAGAGGACGATGACCCTGACGTTCAGCTGGACGAGGACGAAGAAGACGACGATTTTGTTCTAGACCTGCACGATGTCAGTACCTCGCAGCCCCTCTGGGTTCTGCCTCTGTACTCCCTCCTGCCGGCTCATAAGCAGGCCAGAGTCTTCCAGAAAGTTCCCGAGGGCTGCAGACTGTGCGTTGTATCGACTAATGTTGCTGAGACCTCGCTGACCATTCCCAATATTAAATACGTGGTGGACAGCGGTCGCTGCAAGACTAGAATGTATGACAAAGTCACTGGTGTCAGCACATTTAAGGTAACTTACACCAGCCAAGCTGGAGCCAATCAGAGAGCTGGCAGGGCTGGAAGGATGGGCCCTGGCCACTGCTATCGACTCTACTCTTCAGCAGTTTTTAATGATCAGTTCGAGAAATTTTCGGTGCCGGAGATCCAAAGGAAACCCGTCGATGATCTCTTGCTCCAGATGAAGGTTATGAACATTGTGAAGGTGGTAAATTTCCCGTTTCCGTCTCCTCCTGACGCGACTCAGCTGATAACAGCAGAGAAACGACTGAGGATTCTGGGGGCTCTAGAGGATCATCCGACGAATGTCAAAGATTATTCAGCTAAAGTTACGAAACTTGGAAAGAGCATCTCTGCATTCCCGGTGGCTCCGCGCTTTGGGAAAATGCTGGCTATTTCCCAACAAGAGAATCTCCTCAAGTTCACCATTTGCATGGTGTCAGCCCTATCCGTGCAGGAGCTTCTGATTGAGGGCAGAGTAGGAAAGACGTCAGAAGACTCCACGGAGAAGACCCAGGGTAAGAGCTGGCTGCAGATGCGAAGATTCTGGGCCGGTCGTGGTAACAGTCTCCTCCTGGGTGACCCCATGGTCCTACTGCGAGCAGTGGGTGCAGCCGAGTACTCGGAGGCCAATGGAAAGCTTCAAAAATTCTGCGAAGATAATGGGCTGCGCCCGAAGGCCATTGCAGAAGTGAAAAAACTTCGGCATCAATTGACAAACGAAATCTCCTTGAATATCCCCTCGTTGCGAGTGGTCCTAGACCCGCACATGTCACCCCCAACTGACACCGAGGCGAAGCAGTTGAGGCAGATTGTTCTCGCGGGGATGGCAGACCAAGTCGCGAGGAAGATGTCTCCAGATGAGATTAAGGAAGGGGAAGACAAGTCCAAATTTAGATTCGCCTACAAGACGATGGAAATGGAGGAGCCGGTGTTCATGCACTCGAGCTGCGTCCTGAGGAAGACAGCCCCTGAGTGGGTAGTGTACCAGGAGATCTACGAGACGAATAAGATCTACATGAGGGGAGTGACTGCCATCGAACCGGAGTGGCTCCCCAAGTTCGCTTCTGGATTGTGCAGGATGGGAGAGCCGCTGGTGGAGCCTGCCCCCAGGTGGGACGATGAGACTGGCAAAGTCATGTGTCATCTGACAGGGAGCTTTGGAAGGGCCGGGTGGGAATTGCCTGCTATGGAGGTGGAGTTTCCAGCTGGCGTGGAGGGCGTCAGGTGGTTTGCTAGGTTTCTGCTCGAGGGGCACGTCTGTGGGAAACTCAAGAGGTTCGTCAAGGTACTCCTGGCGAATCCCAACAGTGTTAATAAATCCTGGGCGAAGCTGCTGCCGAGGACTGAGGCGATCACCAAGACCTTGTTGGGGAGGGGGGTCATGAGCAGAGAGAAGCTCCTGGAGGTCTGGCGAGAGGACAGGGGATTTTTGTTGGAGAGCTACAAGAAGTGGGTGCCTGAGGCTACTCATGCGGAGGTCACCGCCATGTGGCCGCCTGTGTGA
- the LOC135168559 gene encoding thioredoxin-related transmembrane protein 2 homolog, translated as MAFKNDLKLLLKPYYLINILLSLSYMIVKKVAFICEFMFNETDCELEGREMEILFFLVIVISFRTRKAGSVTMINYLSSSFVYTKVANLILWFYADIRCGILFAIIITLCGLVLPEPTYQGPENITYLRGATGLQEELNRDTRVIWIVAFYTAWNPACVNFAPTFSQLSAEYALENFKFGKVDIGRYPDAAAKYHVSDASTSKQLPSILLFKDGKEIERRPYADSKGKLVKFLFSLDNIKAAFDLNNIYKTCKANPIKRKEKKDKKTVKAD; from the exons ATGGCTTTCAAAAATGACTTGAAGCTGCTGCTGAAGCCCTATTATTTGATCAACATTCTCCTCAGTCTCTCCTACATGATTGTTAAAAAAGTTGCATTTATCTGTGAATTCATGTTCAATGAAACTGACTGTGAGCTGGAAGGG AGGGAGATGGAGATCCTCTTCTTCCTGGTGATAGTCATATCGTTCAGGACGAGGAAGGCTGGCAGTGTCACCATGATCAATTACTTGTCCTCCAGCTTTGTCTACACCAAGGTTGCTAATCTCATTTTATGGTTCTATGCTGATATAAGGTGTGGGATTTTGTTCGCTATCATTATTACTC TTTGTGGTCTCGTGCTGCCAGAGCCAACATACCAGGGCCCCGAAAATATTACTTACCTGAGAGGAGCAACTGGTCTCCAGGAGGAGCTGAATAGAGACACACGAGTTATTTGGATTGTTGCCTTCTACACAGCCTGGAATCCAGCCTGTGTCAACTTTGCTCCAACGTTCTCCCAACTATCAGCTGA ATATGCCCTGGAGAACTTCAAATTTGGAAAAGTCGACATTGGAAGATACCCAGACGCAGCAGCCAAGTACCACGTCAGCGATGCCAGCACCAGTAAACAATTGCCCTCGATACTCCTCTTCAAGGATGGGAAGGAGATAGAACGGAGGCCCTACGCCGACAGCAAAGGGAAACTAGTGAAGTTCCTATTTTCATTG gaTAATATAAAGGCTGCTTTCGATCTCAACAACATCTACAAGACCTGCAAGGCAAATCCAATCaagagaaaagagaaaaaagatAAGAAAACAGTGAAAGCAGATTga
- the LOC135168554 gene encoding calcium homeostasis endoplasmic reticulum protein isoform X1, whose protein sequence is MDQAPSDNELRKIIDKLAQFVARNGPEFEQMTKNKQKDNPKFSFLFGGEYFNYYQYKVTTEQAILKQKEINPMQNADPRLNVSQQQQQVTGQPVAQLNNVTLNSQNNGLSQVGAVGVIQTIQNAVPPAGIGAVGGVISGNPPMGGPCPGVGINGPPAWLQNELQNLQTQQAALQEQVKQSGVNLGAQHASLMAQQQGRVEEAVRQAQETALQSSAQTTDTNLIAFDAVLQPIIDSCTKDSISTGKAWILQYSITPASNQVIAEHLLKRVIQSTTFNQKLHIIYLVNDVLHHCARKKTGDLRKAMENVVVPMFCNTSLAATDDQVAKLNKLLSLWESKNNYFDEGIIEKLKQPSTSWSDYQAGLVSQFASAITPITTTTKQTYDNYQAQHQAFVEHAKNQIANIEQRKRAIEQQLMAPAPPPMPPMVPNQQNMSMPPSHTGPPPPIAGDLNFTQPPPGWGVPQPPGPPPFATVPLPDLSKPPPGFGPPPVIHEPSVEDLMPSMPYFELPAGLMVPLIKLEDGDYKPLDPDAIRLPPPAPPSDRLVAAVEAFYAPPNHDSPRDSDGWEKLGLYEYYKAKNVARKRKEEDILSGAREKSRSPSPILRARSKSPSPPKKRYRSKSRSRSRSRSRGRSKSRSPTANHRRNSRTGAHSAHNSRSRRRRNSNKERSPDRRSDRERSPTPPSFLGSTYSKGPVESSLDESNKGHQLLKKMGWGGAGLGANEQGIEAPISGGEIRDRNDQYKGVGINLNDPYENFRKSKGQAFITRMKARAEERAEERGDRE, encoded by the exons ATGGATCAGGCACCTTCAG ACAACGAGTTAAGAAAAATCATCGACAAACTAGCTCAGTTTGTTGCTCGGAATGGACCAGAGTTTGAGCAAATGACAAAGAACAAGCAGAAAGACAATCCAAAATTCAGTTTCTTGTTCGGTGGAGAGTACTTCAACTATTACCAATACAAAGTGACGACAGAACAAGCGA TTTTAAAGCAAAAGGAAATAAATCCAATGCAAAATGCAGATCCACGTTTAAACGTTtcgcagcagcagcagcaagtAACAGGCCAACCAGTTGCCCAGCTCAATAATGTCACCCTAAACAGCCAGAACAACGGTTTGAGCCAAGTTGGTGCTGTTGGTGTGATACAAACGATACAGAATGCAGTGCCACCTGCTGGTATTGGAGCTGTTGGGGGTGTGATAAGTGGTAATCCACCAATGGGTGGACCCTGTCCTGGTGTTGGTATCAATGGGCCACCAGCCTGGTTGCAAAACGAATTGCAAAATCTACAGACACAGCAGGCTGCACTACAGGAACAGGTGAAGCAGTCTGGAGTTAATTTGGGGGCACAGCATGCTTCACTTATGGCGCAGCAGCAGGGAAGAGTTGAGGAGGCTGTGAGGCAGGCACAGGAAACAGCACTCCAGAGCTCGGCGCAGACAACAGATACTAATCTCATCGCTTTTGATGCCGTTCTTCAGCCTATTATTGACAGTTGTACTAAGGACAGTATCAGTACGGGAAAGGCATGGATTTTACAGTACAGCATCACACCTGCGAGCAATCAGGTCATTGCCGAGCATTTATTGAAAAG ggTGATTCAGAGTACAACTTTCAATCAGAAACTTCACATTATTTATTTGGTTAACGACGTCTTGCATCATTG TGCTAGAAAAAAGACAGGTGACCTCCGCAAAGCAATGGAAAATGTTGTTGTTCCCATGTTCTGCAACACATCATTAGCAGCGACTGATGACCAAGTAgcaaaattaaacaaattgttGAGCCTCTGGGAGTCAAAGAACAATTACTTCGACGAGGGAATTATTGAGAAACTTAAGCAGCCCAGTACCTCGTGGTCTGATTATCAAGCAGGTCTTGTGTCACAGTTTGCTAGTGCCATCACTCCCATCACAACGACCACCAAACAGACTTATGATAATTATCAGGCACAGCATCAGGCGTTCGTCGAGCATGCGAAGAATCAAATTGCTAATATTGAACAACGAAAAAGAGCAATTGAACAGCAGCTTATGGCACCTGCACCTCCGCCAATGCCACCAATG GTGCCGAATCAGCAGAATATGAGTATGCCACCGAGTCACACAGGCCCACCACCTCCAATAGCCGGTGATCTGAATTTTACTCAACCACCACCAGGATGGGGTGTGCCACAGCCACCGGGACCACCTCCATTTGCAACAGTACCACTGCCAGATCTATCAAAGCCACCACCCGGCTTTGGACCACCTCCAGTGATACATGAGCCCTCGGTTGAGGATCTCATGCCCAGTATGCCTTATTTTGAGCTGCCAGCTGGCCTCATGGTTCCACTCATCAAGCTTGAGGATGGGGATTACAAGCCACTGGATCCTGATGCCATCAGGCTACCCCCACCAGCGCCACCTAGTGATCGACTCGTGGCTGCGGTCGAGGCATTCTATGCACCACCAAATCATGATTCTCCCCGGGATAG TGACGGATGGGAAAAACTCGGTCTCTACGAGTACTATAAAGCGAAGAACGTAGCTCGTAAGCGAAAAGAGGAGGACATACTGTCGGGTGCTCGTGAAAAATCGCGATCGCCCTCACCAATACTTCGGGCTCGCTCGAAAAGCCCGAGTCCACCAAAGAAACGTTACAGAAGTAAATCGCGTTCACGATCACGATCGAGATCACGAGGTCGCAGTAAATCGCGCTCACCCACTGCTAATCATCGTCGAAATAGTCGCACCGGTGCGCACAGTGCACACAATAGCAGAAGTCGAAGGAGACGAAACAGTAACAAGGAGAGAAGCCCGGATAGAAGGAGTGACAGGGAACGAAGTCCAACGCCTCCTAGTTTTCTGGGATCAACATACAGCAAAGGACCTGTCGAGTCTTCCCTCGATGAGAGCAACAAGGGCCATCAGTTGCTGAAGAAGATGGGCTGGGGTGGGGCGGGTCTGGGGGCCAATGAGCAGGGAATTGAGGCGCCGATTTCTGGGGGAGAAATCAGGGACCGGAATGATCAGTACAAAGGGGTTGGCATCAATCTCAACGATCCTTATGAGAACTTCAGGAAGAGCAAGGGACAGGCCTTCATCACGAGAATGAAGGCTAGGGCTGAGGAGAGGGCTGAAGAAAGAGGGGACAGGGAATAA
- the LOC135168554 gene encoding calcium homeostasis endoplasmic reticulum protein isoform X2, with amino-acid sequence MTKNKQKDNPKFSFLFGGEYFNYYQYKVTTEQAILKQKEINPMQNADPRLNVSQQQQQVTGQPVAQLNNVTLNSQNNGLSQVGAVGVIQTIQNAVPPAGIGAVGGVISGNPPMGGPCPGVGINGPPAWLQNELQNLQTQQAALQEQVKQSGVNLGAQHASLMAQQQGRVEEAVRQAQETALQSSAQTTDTNLIAFDAVLQPIIDSCTKDSISTGKAWILQYSITPASNQVIAEHLLKRVIQSTTFNQKLHIIYLVNDVLHHCARKKTGDLRKAMENVVVPMFCNTSLAATDDQVAKLNKLLSLWESKNNYFDEGIIEKLKQPSTSWSDYQAGLVSQFASAITPITTTTKQTYDNYQAQHQAFVEHAKNQIANIEQRKRAIEQQLMAPAPPPMPPMVPNQQNMSMPPSHTGPPPPIAGDLNFTQPPPGWGVPQPPGPPPFATVPLPDLSKPPPGFGPPPVIHEPSVEDLMPSMPYFELPAGLMVPLIKLEDGDYKPLDPDAIRLPPPAPPSDRLVAAVEAFYAPPNHDSPRDSDGWEKLGLYEYYKAKNVARKRKEEDILSGAREKSRSPSPILRARSKSPSPPKKRYRSKSRSRSRSRSRGRSKSRSPTANHRRNSRTGAHSAHNSRSRRRRNSNKERSPDRRSDRERSPTPPSFLGSTYSKGPVESSLDESNKGHQLLKKMGWGGAGLGANEQGIEAPISGGEIRDRNDQYKGVGINLNDPYENFRKSKGQAFITRMKARAEERAEERGDRE; translated from the exons ATGACAAAGAACAAGCAGAAAGACAATCCAAAATTCAGTTTCTTGTTCGGTGGAGAGTACTTCAACTATTACCAATACAAAGTGACGACAGAACAAGCGA TTTTAAAGCAAAAGGAAATAAATCCAATGCAAAATGCAGATCCACGTTTAAACGTTtcgcagcagcagcagcaagtAACAGGCCAACCAGTTGCCCAGCTCAATAATGTCACCCTAAACAGCCAGAACAACGGTTTGAGCCAAGTTGGTGCTGTTGGTGTGATACAAACGATACAGAATGCAGTGCCACCTGCTGGTATTGGAGCTGTTGGGGGTGTGATAAGTGGTAATCCACCAATGGGTGGACCCTGTCCTGGTGTTGGTATCAATGGGCCACCAGCCTGGTTGCAAAACGAATTGCAAAATCTACAGACACAGCAGGCTGCACTACAGGAACAGGTGAAGCAGTCTGGAGTTAATTTGGGGGCACAGCATGCTTCACTTATGGCGCAGCAGCAGGGAAGAGTTGAGGAGGCTGTGAGGCAGGCACAGGAAACAGCACTCCAGAGCTCGGCGCAGACAACAGATACTAATCTCATCGCTTTTGATGCCGTTCTTCAGCCTATTATTGACAGTTGTACTAAGGACAGTATCAGTACGGGAAAGGCATGGATTTTACAGTACAGCATCACACCTGCGAGCAATCAGGTCATTGCCGAGCATTTATTGAAAAG ggTGATTCAGAGTACAACTTTCAATCAGAAACTTCACATTATTTATTTGGTTAACGACGTCTTGCATCATTG TGCTAGAAAAAAGACAGGTGACCTCCGCAAAGCAATGGAAAATGTTGTTGTTCCCATGTTCTGCAACACATCATTAGCAGCGACTGATGACCAAGTAgcaaaattaaacaaattgttGAGCCTCTGGGAGTCAAAGAACAATTACTTCGACGAGGGAATTATTGAGAAACTTAAGCAGCCCAGTACCTCGTGGTCTGATTATCAAGCAGGTCTTGTGTCACAGTTTGCTAGTGCCATCACTCCCATCACAACGACCACCAAACAGACTTATGATAATTATCAGGCACAGCATCAGGCGTTCGTCGAGCATGCGAAGAATCAAATTGCTAATATTGAACAACGAAAAAGAGCAATTGAACAGCAGCTTATGGCACCTGCACCTCCGCCAATGCCACCAATG GTGCCGAATCAGCAGAATATGAGTATGCCACCGAGTCACACAGGCCCACCACCTCCAATAGCCGGTGATCTGAATTTTACTCAACCACCACCAGGATGGGGTGTGCCACAGCCACCGGGACCACCTCCATTTGCAACAGTACCACTGCCAGATCTATCAAAGCCACCACCCGGCTTTGGACCACCTCCAGTGATACATGAGCCCTCGGTTGAGGATCTCATGCCCAGTATGCCTTATTTTGAGCTGCCAGCTGGCCTCATGGTTCCACTCATCAAGCTTGAGGATGGGGATTACAAGCCACTGGATCCTGATGCCATCAGGCTACCCCCACCAGCGCCACCTAGTGATCGACTCGTGGCTGCGGTCGAGGCATTCTATGCACCACCAAATCATGATTCTCCCCGGGATAG TGACGGATGGGAAAAACTCGGTCTCTACGAGTACTATAAAGCGAAGAACGTAGCTCGTAAGCGAAAAGAGGAGGACATACTGTCGGGTGCTCGTGAAAAATCGCGATCGCCCTCACCAATACTTCGGGCTCGCTCGAAAAGCCCGAGTCCACCAAAGAAACGTTACAGAAGTAAATCGCGTTCACGATCACGATCGAGATCACGAGGTCGCAGTAAATCGCGCTCACCCACTGCTAATCATCGTCGAAATAGTCGCACCGGTGCGCACAGTGCACACAATAGCAGAAGTCGAAGGAGACGAAACAGTAACAAGGAGAGAAGCCCGGATAGAAGGAGTGACAGGGAACGAAGTCCAACGCCTCCTAGTTTTCTGGGATCAACATACAGCAAAGGACCTGTCGAGTCTTCCCTCGATGAGAGCAACAAGGGCCATCAGTTGCTGAAGAAGATGGGCTGGGGTGGGGCGGGTCTGGGGGCCAATGAGCAGGGAATTGAGGCGCCGATTTCTGGGGGAGAAATCAGGGACCGGAATGATCAGTACAAAGGGGTTGGCATCAATCTCAACGATCCTTATGAGAACTTCAGGAAGAGCAAGGGACAGGCCTTCATCACGAGAATGAAGGCTAGGGCTGAGGAGAGGGCTGAAGAAAGAGGGGACAGGGAATAA
- the LOC135168560 gene encoding uncharacterized protein LOC135168560, which produces MEITSGEWEVVNISSIFKGINNVVHLDLTENIYNQKPIIYETIFGNSCFDYSSAPDSRDYPPPSHHVSTACQSRRPIGRIEPGPRSLYAHRNLPDNDTEYHRH; this is translated from the exons ATGGAGATTACGAGTGGTGAATGGGAAGTGGTCAATATATCTTCAATATTTAAGGGGATAAATAATGTGGTTCATTTAGATTtgacagaaaatatttataatcagAAACCGATAATCT acgaaacaatttttggaaattcttgTTT CGATTACAGCTCCGCGCCTGACAGCCGCGACTATCCGCCTCCCTCCCACCACGTATCCACCGCGTGCCAGAGCAGGCGGCCCATCGGGAGGATCGAACCAGGGCCGCGTTCTCTATATGCGCACCGCAACCTGCCGGACAACGACACAGAGTACCATCGACACTGA